CGAGGACCACGGGCATTCCCGCCGGATGCGGTCCATGATCTGCACGAGGTCGAGGAGCCGGGCGCCGGGCAGGTCGTACGAGCCGGGCAGGAGTTCCAGGTCGGGCATCGTGAGGCGGCCCGAGCCGGCGAGGCGGGCGAGGCCGTCGGTCAGCGCCCGGTCACCCTCGCCCGAGGGCAGCAGCAGGACCGTACGGCCTCCGGCGCACGCCTCGACGAGCTCCTCGGCGGTGGGCCGGAGGTGCTCGACGGCGACCCCTGCCTCCCGCAGATACGGGAGCTGGGGGTGGTGCTCGTCGGGGCAGAGCACCCGGTCCGCGGCGCCCAGCGCCTGCCAGGCGGGCCAGGACAGCAGTCCGGGTGCCACGCGGTGGCTGGCGGTGAGCAGGACGATGCGGCCGGGGCTCTCAGATGTCACCCCTTGAACTTACTCCGCCTCACGCACCGGCCGGGACGGCGCCCGGGTCCTGGGTGAGCTGCCGCAGCCAGGGCGCGGTGGTGTTGCCGAGCCTGACCTGGGCGTCGTCCCAGGCGCCGTAGCGCGGGTTCACGTCGATGGCGAGGGACTTGGAGGCGGCGGAGAAGACCTCCGTCAGCTTCCGCTGGCCCTCGGGGGTGTCCGTGACGCCCAGCTTGGCGGCGATCTTGTTCATGAGGACGTTGCGGCGGACGACGTCGTCGATCTGGCCGGGCGCCACGCCCTGCTCCTGGAGGAGGACGTCGGCGAGCCGGTCCTCGCCGCCGCTCTCGCGGACGAACGAGGTCCGGGTCTGCTGGAGCTCGGCGCGGGTGACGCCGACGCCGTTGTCCGCGGCGACCTTGTCGACGACCCGGTC
This sequence is a window from Streptomyces sp. NBC_00691. Protein-coding genes within it:
- a CDS encoding SurA N-terminal domain-containing protein, producing the protein MHRRTALTVSAALLAAAPLLTACGSDAHPGAAAVVGGERIDVSSLQAQVQDVRTAQERSPQAAQLVQATGDLPRRKLNVMIFDRVVDKVAADNGVGVTRAELQQTRTSFVRESGGEDRLADVLLQEQGVAPGQIDDVVRRNVLMNKIAAKLGVTDTPEGQRKLTEVFSAASKSLAIDVNPRYGAWDDAQVRLGNTTAPWLRQLTQDPGAVPAGA